The DNA window TGCTAATCCCTCGGAAAACAGGTGTGACCCCTTCAGCCAATAAAGCCGCGCGTTATTTAGAAAGTAAACAGGGAAGAGGAAGCTGCTGGTGACAGTGATGAATTTGGGGGTGCATACCCATGAATAAACACTGCAGAGGAGACGGGTGTTCCCGGAGGTGAATGGAATTGTTCATGATACCAAGCTGGCCGTGGAGGATTAACCACGGAGAAACAGGGGGTTTGAGTTACATCAGGAGGGTctgagttgtgtttttaaatgcagtcaCGCCTTCGAGGTCGAAAAATGAAGCCGGGGCACAAGAGCCAAAAACTGCATTTCCCccgaatggccacttgaggccgACTCCAAAGGGAGCAGGTCGATCCATATAAACCACATAGAAAGAATCTAATATTTGctggcacaaaaacagtttttgttctcTATAgttaatttcatatttatgacaactgtaCCGCTGAATTTCGCATTACTTGGACCAAAGTTTATAATTATTGTTAGTGATGAAAATAAGACTTTAACCAGATAATACTTCAAAAGTTAGGGTTAAGGGACAAACTGAGCCCAAATTCATCCTGAGGGGAACTTGAACGTTACTGGACAAATAACAACTCACATTCCTAAAGTAATGACGCTAACTTTGCCATGCCGGCAACTTGACTTGACTTAGCGTCAAAGAAAACTTTACAATAGAAATGAGAAAGTGTTGCAATACCCTCCAGATTCGACACTAAGCAAGGACACATAGAAGGGAAGGATGAATTTACATAACATAAAAGTCAGCGTGGAGAGCTTTCATTCTGAGGCCAAGTTTGCGGGCAGTGTTAGCTGTGTCTGTCATCTCGGATTAAACCTTTGTGATCAAACGCTAATTATCCACGCATGCACCTACGAGTCGACTCCGCCAGGGAACGCAGCAGCGATGAAAGACAGAGCTGAGGCTGAACACGGGGAGAGCGAGCACGCCAAGCCGAATTGGCcttacaaaaagaagaaaaagaaaaaaaaagaaacagaaatctTGACTCAGAGCATCTGCAACACCGCCATGGTATATTCATGAGCTCTGGTTTGGCGAAGGTCACTGCTGACAGTGTAGCTGCCAACAAAACGCAATAAGTTTAGAGGCGTGAGACAGGTGGCAGCGTAATAAAACCAGGGATCTGGAGAtggctttctttctttatacCGTTTGGCTCCGGGCTCACCCTCCGTTTTAATGGCGGTGCTGTTTGACTGCTGGCAATGAGAACATAATGTTCAGGACTCCTGGCTATTTTATGGAGTGTGCAACTTTCTGGTTGATTTACGGCGTGTACCACCGTGATTCACACTGTTTACTAAAGTAAATAAGTTATGGAAGAGCAGGAGTCACGGCTGAGTGCTGTTTTCTCACCAGTTTTGGAGGCAATGCAAAAACGaatgcataaaaacaacaacttcatgCACTATTCATGAATATGAGCATTAAAAGCCTACTTGAATCTAAAGAAttaatgttgctttttttaaggCTCGTAagtagcactttttttttttggttcgaTCCCACGTCTGAGAGCCGGGCCTCctaaacagctttaaaaaaaaatatgatttgaattattttattagcTGAAAATGTCACGACATTTTCCACCTTTAAATATGATTCTCTTTATCATTAACTCTGCATTTTACCAACTCTGTCAAGATAAATATTTACCTGCATATTGGATTTTAATCGGACCAGAGGAAGAGCTTTAAATGGTTGTTCTTGCTcccattattaatattttacagaCACAGTTGCGTGGTCCGTGAGAGAAAGAATGAGGAGGTGAGTCCACCGTTGCATAACTGCATTTTCTAGCATTTCACTACTTTACATAACCGCCCGTCTCTCCTCAAAGGGTGTACTTAGGCGCACTCGCTAATCATTCGATGACCCATCTATTAAATAACtatcattaaaaaagaaagcagataatagtttatttgcatttaagatCCCATCTGTATTCAGAAGCGCTCGGCACTCGAGCCCGACCCCGTAGCCTTCCACCCTCCAGTCTACCTTCCAGGATCAGCAGCATCACACTGCGCCTCGCGCTactaaaaataaagtcatacacCCAAGTTAGCAGGGTCACTGATGACGAAGCTTTGTAAACCCATGCAGCATAGCAATTTATCACTTCTTGAATAACATGGGATCTTGGTAAAAAGGAACCAGCAGAGGTAATGTGTTGACTCATCACCCGCACATGCGGTTTTCCCAGCTTCAGCAGTGATCACCCActgattattttccatttttgacTGACGAGCCTTTATCCCTCCGCGCGTCTGCTAATGAGCTCAACGTCCTGTATTATTCTTAGCGAGCGCTACCTCTGCAAACAGCAGAGTCCTCGAGGTCCGAGGGAGCGGATACTGCTCCTTTCTGACCACCTAATGGGAGTGTAATGTGCTGTGACACTGCAGGCAGTGGCTGTCAAAACAGTGGCCCCTGTTCCACGGCTGGCCAATTGTTCTGAAGGTTGCTGGACCGGATCAGCGCTTCACAGCGGCCAGCACCGAGGCTCGCCACACGAAACGCGCTGCCCGGCGCAAGGTCTGCACACAAAGCCTGTTGCCCCGGACGAGCTCCAAAAAGACACAAGATGCGGAGTAACCTGGAGCAGATTAGGCCGCGGCTGAACAACCAGTCAGCTGGAGTTGATCAGATTATTGTTAGCATGGAAACATGCAAGACACTGTTAAATTACTGCGTGATAAGGCGAAATAAAATCCGCCGCGGGGCCCGTGGCGTTTTGATGACGACAGAGTTTGTAAGGACTGCGAATGTAGCATCAACAGAAGctggaaacaaacaactgaTTGCGTTTGCTCGCGGAGCCAGTCCGACTTGAGAGACGTTTGAAAGGTCGATCCTCGTTTAGAAATGACGGCTAATCTGCTggagtgaaaacagaaagtaTCAAGTATCCGACAGGATTATGCTTCACAGGACTTTATGAATGTAGAAACGGGAAGTACACTAAGATGAGGCAGACGTCTGCGTGAATGGCTCGTGCGGCCTTCCTGTTGCCGCTTTGCGATTTACGTTACAGGAACATCGAGCCGAGCTGGACGTGCCTGACAAGCGGCGCGGCCACCAGCACACTCTGCGGCGCTCTTAAGCACTTAGCGTAGAGATAATCATCTGCCTCTCCAGTATCTCATAGTGGCACGTCGGGCCATCGTCTAATACATCTGCGAtacatagtttatttttattctgcccACATTCCCATCGGTTACCGTTTTCAGAGACGAACCTATTGTTCGCCAGCACAAATTCACACACGCTTGCGCAGAGCTCCGACTGGGCTCGTCGTTGATGGACACTTTGTGTAATAGCACTGTAGCGCTGGCCGACCTCCATATGACAAGCAGACAAGCCCGATATCTCCATCCTGGCCTGACATTTCAGACACGAGCAGTCTGCCACCAGGGGTCCGgtagctgacacacacacacacacacacacagaaaaaaaacacgcacacacacacaccgaaggGAAACAgccaaacaggaagaggaggatgagagccCCCCACATCCTCCGTGCCCTCAACGTCGTCTCCAAACCCTGACACCACAGAGCAGACGTCACCTCTCCCCAACTGCTGCTCACCCTGACAGGTACTCCTCCCTTGATTTTCACCGGTACTATAATCATCATCGAAACTATCACCGAccttattattgttattacattTCCAAAAAGTGCAGATAGAACTTCCCCGTGCCCTCATTCAGAAGGCAGGGCAGTAGAGGATGGGGAAACGATGGCAGTAAGAAGAGCAAGAAGAGCGCaagatgagaaagagaaaagagaagaagatttCCGTCGAGTTTGAGTTGTGTTGCTCCCGTgaacacacgcgcacgcacatcAACAGGCACACGTTAACACGGCCGCCCCCCCATCCCCAACCCCCGCCCCCAACGTCGGCACAAAACAAGAGCACAGGGCAGCACAAAGAATTCATAGGATCAATAAACAGAGCACAAACTTTGCTTTCACCTTAACATCGGaagaaggttttaaatgaaactctATCAGTTGATGATGCTGTGAAAAATGACATCATAGTATCTTGGGGGGAGacttgtttgcttgttttggttttttgtcgtcttcttttttctctctccgtctcagGGCTTTTTTTCGTCTGGAAAAATCAGAAGCGATCCGTTTCAGAAGTTTATCGTGTCCCCGCTTTCCCAGCTTCGGAAagttcagttttttgtttttgttttgtttttttttgtcttttttttaaatctctatTTTTGTTGGAGCTACAGCACAGCACCCACAGCACACAGACGACGAGGAGGGGGTCCAGAAAAGAGGGATGGGGGGGTCAGTTCACTAATAGTGTgccagaagaagagaaagggggaACAGtaagaaaaggggggaaaaagacataaagaagagcatcaataagaaaaaaaaaaagaaaaaggggaggggggggcagggAGAAGAGAGGGCAGTATCAACAACTCCATCTAGAGTTCAACCAATTTCATCACAAACCTAGTATTGATTGCTTTCGACATCTTCAGCTGAACATTAAACCACTTTCGAGTAAAAAGGAGGAAGGACTGAAATGGGGGAGAGATATAGTACACTTGAGACAGATGACAAGGACGAGGCAATAAATGAAGAGACGGGAGAGATGGGAGCCGGCAGAGAGGCTATGGATAAGATACTGTATACTAGTTGTGTGTATAGGGGGAGTTCTGCCAATCTATTCGCCTAATATATCAATAAGtatatgtacatacagtacatactgtatagtATCGTTTACCTGGAATATTCATATGACATGATTATATGAGACTAGATCGTTACTGAAGGTTCTCTGTGATCCCACGGGACTGGCACCTTGAATGGGTCAGGGACGGCAGTGCAGGGATCGGCAAAGAAACTGATTATCAGACCTCCACAGGCAAAGTGCATAAGGACAGACAGACGTACAGACAGTCAGAAACAGGGGGACCATTGGCAAAGCGGTGAGACACAGAAATTAAGACACGGCCGCATGAGGGGAcggaacagaggaggagagttgGAGGGAAATTGAGattttggaaagaaaagagTTTAAAGGTTTAAGAGAGCAGATGGCTAATTGTACCCGTGTTTCGCAGCCTGGCAGCAAGTCAGTCTTGTGCATAAGGACGGGAGTGGGAGAAGAGGAGTGAGGGaggcgggggggaggaggaggaggaggaggaggacgaggtgggggaggaggagggggcaggaGACGGAAAGGGGCCACGGAGGAAGCTGGGCGGTGCGATCAGGCCTTGAGAGCGTGCCACTGGGCGACGTTAGTGCGCGGCCGGGCGAGCATGTCTTTCCAGTGCTTCACTTCTCCTGGTCCACTCTTCCACGATAGGTAGATCTGAAAGAAGAGGCAAGATCGTCTGGCAAATAAAATAACCTTTAAACCGTCTCAGGCATGCACGTCTCCCTGTTCAAAGCGAGTGGGCCTTTTAGCGCCCGTTCGGGTTAATGCTGCTCATGCCTTCGCTCAGACACCACGGCACCTTCGCAACAAAAAGAGGTGCGATATCTGGCGTCTGGTGCTTGAGAGGGAACGGCGTCGCTGCCGGAGAGCAGCAGTGAGATGGAAAAGCAACGGAACGCAGCAAAAATAGTGGTTTCGGTTCTCTGCCACGCTGCATTTCTTAAGAGGTAAATTAgcgaagcctttttttttttttttttttttttttttttttcctcggctGATGCCAGAAACTTTCTGGAGACTCCGATGTGGCCAAGAAACAGCCTGGCACACAAACCCGCTGCACAAAATCAAATTGTTATTTTCatacttaattttttttgccttaagGGTCCCGGCGGGACGATTCTGTTTTCGCACTGTTTCCtgcctttatgctaagctaagataaccCCTTGGTTTATGTGTAATGGACAGACGTGAGAGTTGTGTTAATGCTCTCACTTAACCTTTATGGGAATGAGTGTGTTTTCGAAAATGTCAGAGTATTTCTCGGTTAGCAGCATGACACAATCCTCAACAGTCAAATTGTGACACATATTTTTGCTCCGAGCCGACCTGTTTGCTCGCTGCTGGTGAATAATGTATATGTGTAGTAATTTCGTGAATGAATTCCTCCTCAGCGGACGGGGAATCGTAACAGTGAGTTCCCCGACCTCAGCGGCGACCTCTTGCTGAAAGTACCTTAAGTCAGTTGCACTTTCAGACCTGGTCTCAGGTCACGTTAAATAACTTCCCAGGCGCCTGGTGAGGTTTACATTCTGCAGCAGAGAGCTGTGAAACATTACCTTGCCGATAACATCGTTGCGGCTGAGCCTGTCCTTGTCCAtgacggtgatgatgatggttgtCTCCCTCAGCACGTGGGCGGGCACGTCGAAGGGGAATGACTCATTGAAGACGGGGTTCAAGCAGCGCTTCATCGtcaccgtcttcttcttctccacgcGCTTGTCCTTGTGCATCAGCCACACCTTCACGTACGGATCTGCAACATGGACGCACACAGCGCAGCGGTTTACACGGGCACGAGGCGACAAAGATGCACGGcgatggtgattttttttttttttagggtcaGGTTCCCAATTACCCTTGTAATTGTTAAAGTCAAAAAAGGCAGCAGGGAAGAAGATACTTCGTTTGAGCTCAAGGTCAACGTATTCCCAGGGCTAGGAAACATACAAATGAGGAAGTATTTATGGAAATAGGGCCTGGGATTTGTACTACCGATTCTGGAGCATTATCATATTCTGTAATACTGACAGACACCACTGCAGGAAGCCataattttacaaaaatacGCCGCAGAGAGCGTCTCACACTGAGACAGGATACTTTAAAAACTAGCGGCAACCAGACCGGGCTGACACAGATTCGTCTGGGAGGCTGAAGATGCTCGTAGATATACGGAAAGCGAGAGAACGGTGGAAAAGAGAGGTCACGGGGGAGAGACGCTTGATGTAATGTCAccttgctgctgcagctctctaCGGCGGACGGCGAGTGCGTGTTTGAACACGGTGACAGGGCCATGTGTGTGAAGCCACTGAGCTTCCAAAGTCACAGGGAAGGCTTCACGCCGGCGAACAAGGGTTAGACAAAGAGAAGACTAAACAAACGAAGACCAATCTTTACCTGAGGTGCCCCCGATATCCATGGCTTTGAGATTGCGCGCTTTGATGATGTTCACAGTGATGGTGTTGGCAGTGGGATTATAGCAGAGAGACAACAGCAGGTCTCCTCGTCTCCCCTGGGGAACACAAGGACCGCAAACACAATGGAGCATGAATAACCTGGTCCAATATCAGATTCCATCAGGAAAAATCTAAACTCCACATTACTCACTAGTTTGTTGTGTAATCTTACATCACTGCCCTTTCTGCTCTAACCCCTTGTGCCAAACACAGATGGTCCAGTGACCAGGCTGGCACCGCGGAGCATGTTGCTCACTCGAAAAACTGCGTCAATCTAGCTCACGTGTTGAAAGTAGTCAACAACACCGTCACTCTCGTTTTAATAAGTCCGCGCTAACAACACTGGAGAAAAAAGAGTGGATTTATCCTGGCTCTACCTCCCcaccccgtcccccgtccccacTTACGCTGCCATCACTGCAGGGCTTGAGCTCCTTCCAGAAGGTCTTTATCTGGCCCAGTTCCACCTTATTAAGGGGGATTGACACCTCTCCAATGGGGTCATTCCTGCTGAAGCGGTCATAGTCCAACACCTGAAGGTAGAGAGTGCGCTCTCTCACCTTCTCGTAAGGGAagcctgaaacagacacagataaCGCTGCAGGGTGAGCGGAGGATTGGCAACAGTGGAGAGCAGGAAACCTGCACCGTGCCAACAGGTACAAATTTGGCAAAAGCCAAAGGGCATTTGAAAAACTGCTTGACCGGACTATGACCTCTCAAATGACTAAACAAGATCATTATACTCCAGACACGAAGGCCTGTGTCGTTAATTTTTTAAGAGCACCGGCTATTGTTCTGATTTTAGAAAGTGTTTGAGTTTCTTGGAGACTCTCTTGGCTACAGCACCGCTGTGCTGTCAACCAAAAACAATACTCATAATGAGCCGGATACAGCTCATAGTGATACAAAACACTTCACTTGCCAGTTTACGGCgagattattatcattttaaacaatgaaaaaaaaaaaaaaagaaaacacgtcCCAGGGTTGGACATTTTATCAATGCAAAATCATTTCACACCTTCATTGTGAGTTTTCGCACGACTCCCACACTGCTCTTTTTGTGATGAGAAGCAGTCCTTTGTCATAGCTGCGAGTGCTTGAGGAAACAGTATAGACTTTTGCTGTGAGCTTTGGACTGCATGCATAATTTAAAGGTGCTGATGTGTGAACTGTGTTAACTTAGGGATGATTTTCAGTCTCCGTGCTTTATGCTGAGCAGCTCCTGTCTGTAGCTGGTTACAATTTTTGTTGGAGTAGAGAGCGACATAAATCTTCCCACATAATATTCAGGAAGGTTCCCAGATTGTCACTTTGAAGTGGGTTTACAGCTATTACGAGGCCTAATAGTGAAATTCATCTACcgtagaggggaaaaaatgctgtgaaatattttgaaatgaaaagctgtggTTGGTTCTTACACCAGATTTCTAAATCTCTATTATCGTACCATTCTTCCTGATTTGAAGGGGACTCTGTTAATTCTCATTATTTAATATGAAAGGGATATACTGTGCTTATTTGGACGACAAGACAGAGGAAAACATGCAGTATGAGAGATTATTTGTCGCTGTTACAGAAACTATGAATTTGATGAGTGGAAACAATACAAACCCTCAAACAGGAAGGTTTCATTCCAGTGGGGGTTGAGGTTCTTCCTCTTGACCTTGGTCTCCAGCTTGTGCTTCTTGTCAGGCAGCAGGTAGATTTTGACAAAGGGGTCGGAGGTGCCGGAGAAGTCCTTGGCCGGGAGGTCCTGGCCCCTGAGAACTTTGACGGTGAGGGTCGTGTTCTGGAAGCTGTAGCCTATGCTGAACTGGATCCGACCCAGCTTTTCACTGATAGGCCCTTCACCGTCGTCATCCTCTGAACCTGGAGACAGCTGCAGGGCCACAAAAACGCAGACGGATAAATATAAAAGCGCACACATCGGGCAGTAGCAGACACTCACACGAAAAGTTCAGTTCAAGGgcgcacactttttttttttttttctgtgtcacagGCACACGCACAGAGACCTTGACGGAGAGAAGCTGTGAGGGGGGGAGGTTTTACAGCCGCATTTCTGTCATGGCGCTCTCAAACAGCTGCTCAAAAGCAGAGATTGGTCTGACATTAAGAAGACTGAGAGAGTTTAATTTCCTTACTAATGTTCTTAAGAGGCAGGAGGCACTCAGATTGAAGATAGGGGAGCTTTAGGCCACCCATTCTCTTTCACAGCCACTCTGACTGCTTTATCATTGCTGTGGACTAAAAGGCCACTATCTGATAGAAGCAGCGGATGGCAAGAGggagtgagagagtgagagacaaacagaaaagagtagaggagagagagagagagaaaaggcagtGCAGGGAGAGCACAGCTCAAGGTTGGCATTCTGCTCTTGCATCTGTCTTTACAGTCACTTCTTTTCTCCCCGTGGCTCCACCTTCTGCCTctgcctttattttattttgttttattcgcCCTCACTCTCTAACAATAGCATTCATTTGAACAAAGAGTTTGAGGACTTTACGTGGAGATAAGCAACCAGCAgttcataaaaacacactgagcaAGAGCTGAAACAGCTAAAAAGACGCGAGCTCTGAAGAGTGCTCTGCACTGGGAAGGTTTTCTCTGAGTAATACGCGaaattgtttattttgatgcattACGCCGGAGCTACAATTTCAAAGTGACAAAGACTCACTCAGAATTTGTCAATATGGCTTTTAGAAATATCGGGCAGAGCAAGTGTGAAATATTCCAGGTACAATTTATCCAACAGTGTGAGTCACCTTGGGCAGCTTGTCTCATTGTGACTGCCACTGCAGGGACAACCTGGAGTGTTTGGTTGTATTTGactccttttcttctttaaatccACCGTCTATTTGCATTGAGGATGACTCTGCAACACTAGTCTCTCCAGGGTTTCCTCTATCcgcatacttttatttttggacttAATCAAATATTATGAAAGCACACTGAACACTTAATTATAAAATTATGGACAAGATCAGTCCACTCTAGTCTGACATCTTTATTAATTATGTTGATGTGCTGGTTCAACAGTGTTTCTCTCTTACCAAACTAGTCAAAATCACAGCATTAGTCCTGAAGATGTTCTCATGATTATCTAAGACTGACTTGGCTCGCAGACAACATctttaaaagtgtgttttataAACTCGAGCTTAAAAGATGATCATTCCGTGTGCATGATGGATGCAGTGTTTCTGGAGCCTGCCGCGCTCTAGGGAGTAAAAACCAGAACATCTTGGCATCTGCTGCTAAAACTGTGTCTTATGAGTCCCCAAAAATCGTGGAAGTGAATCCTAAACAACCGAAAAGCCTAAAACTATCACTGATTTGATCTCACTAAGTGTGATGGAAGTTGCAGGTTTTTACCCGTGCGGGAGGCTCAGAAGCCTTAAGCAGAAACATTCACTGAGGAgaattaaaatgacacaaaagtcGCCAAAGGTGTCGCCGCCACAATTCTgaaagtctctctctctttctctcggcAGTGCGTTTTTTTTGTACGCACACATTTTTAGTTCTTCAGACGTCCTTGTCTGCAACTTTCCACAATGTGAAGTCacccaaaataaataagtatttatCTCTGCAGATTGTGGCATTGTGGCCTCAGGTCCTTGGCAGAGCTTCGGTACATTCATTCCAGCCTGGCACCAGCATTGAAAAATAACAATTGGGAGCACTGTGACCCAGCTTTAACGTATGAATAGGATTTTCTGGTGACAGCTCCTGAATGAAGCCAACGTATGGATGTAAGGATGAACGGGTTTTCcgtaaaactatttaaaaaccACACGAATGAACCGCATTGTTGAAGTGGTTGACATATTCCTCAATAAGATGACGATGGGCACAGTAGATTATTTTGACTCAATCCCACGTAGCTTGCACTGGTgccataattattattaatcataataattttACATATTCATCAGCTCTGGTTTGAGACAGGCTATAATCACTGCCGAGCTGTTCTCCCTCCTACTTCCTAGACGTTCTGATTGGTGATTCACATCTTCAGTAGAAACCGGTGGAAGCTGCAGACAGGGTGGTGGTGTTACTGAGAGAGAAGCTACCATTATAATGTTGTTTGATGGGtttttaagggaaaaaaaaaacacctgatttatcttttctgtgtGAGCAAAGGATCTTAACTGTGAAAACCAGACCTAAGTCAGAGCACAGAAGTATGTGGACATGGCAGATGAATTCGTTTAGTCACGTATCGCAGACTGTGAATCATCAGCACACGTGACAGTGGGACTGACGCGTGGCGGGACAGGGGGTCTTACCATCACCATGTCTCCGGTGAGAGAGTTGGCCA is part of the Mugil cephalus isolate CIBA_MC_2020 chromosome 10, CIBA_Mcephalus_1.1, whole genome shotgun sequence genome and encodes:
- the syt7a gene encoding synaptotagmin-7 isoform X2, whose protein sequence is MVTEGVKAGRWQTVQGHMQSGGLKPNNFGDPVLSYASTLEHVSSGPARPRTLLRQQSLQQPLIHPPGPGLCHPPTTSQSLGQLHTAPGQPGGGGGAGRGEGGGSGGEGGGAGTRGGPRGARGGPAAAASAAAGASRYRGGGAGGRSRANPGSWDYMMDQIRNRGLDVKSFLEGKLVVLALTIGVAEQDDFANIPDLQETAQAAPPANQEPPPEKRGNKPANSPKGQPPDADGHSSVTDLANSLTGDMVMLSPGSEDDDGEGPISEKLGRIQFSIGYSFQNTTLTVKVLRGQDLPAKDFSGTSDPFVKIYLLPDKKHKLETKVKRKNLNPHWNETFLFEGFPYEKVRERTLYLQVLDYDRFSRNDPIGEVSIPLNKVELGQIKTFWKELKPCSDGSGRRGDLLLSLCYNPTANTITVNIIKARNLKAMDIGGTSDPYVKVWLMHKDKRVEKKKTVTMKRCLNPVFNESFPFDVPAHVLRETTIIITVMDKDRLSRNDVIGKIYLSWKSGPGEVKHWKDMLARPRTNVAQWHALKA